The genomic stretch GAAGTAGCACAAATTCAGGCCGGAACTCTGGAAGACTGGTTGTATGATTCTCACAAAATCGCTAACAGGATTTATGCACAGACTCCTGACGGATCAAAATTATCTTATGATTACCAGTACAAATTCAATGATACTCTTGAAAGACAATTGTTATATGGAGGATTGAGATTGGCTAAAGTTTTGAACGAACTGTTCTAATTGAAATAAAATTCTTACAGATATAAAAAACGGGACTTTGGTTCCGTTTTTTTGTTTAAAACTATAAATCTGTTCGTCGTTTATGTATTGTGCGGTTTTAAACTATTCTTCCCAAAGAGGGAAATGATAAAGGCCGTTCTATATTATACTATTATATTAAGGTACTAGTATTCTTCTCTATTTTGGTATTCCCAATAATGTTCTTTACTTTCTATTTTCAACTTCTGAACCTCTGTTCCGGACCCTCTATTCACATTCAATTAAATTATTTAATAAAAAAGTAAAACTTGTGTAACCTTTTTATATTTCCATACGTATATTATATAGTAACTCTTTTTTGAGGATAAAATAAATGAGACAATTAAAAATCACTAAGCAGGTTACCAACAGGGAAACTGCTTCATTAGACAAGTATTTGCAGGAAATTGGTAAAGTGGAACTGATTACTGCGGACGAGGAAGTAGAATTGGCACAAAGAATACGTGCTGGCGACAGAGCCGCATTAGAGAAATTAATTAAAGCCAACCTTCGTTTCGTAGTTTCTGTATCTAAGCAATACCAAAACCAAGGTCTTTCCTTACCCGATTTGATTAATGAAGGTAACTTAGGATTAATGAAGGCGGCAAAAAGGTACGATGAAACTAGAGGTTTCAAATTTATCTCTTATGCAGTATGGTGGATCCGTCAATCAATTTTGCAGGCGTTAGCTGAGCAATCAAGAATTGTAAGACTTCCGTTGAACAAAATTGGTTCCATCAATAAAATTAATAAAGCATACGCTCACCTTGAGCAGGAAAATGAAAGACCACCTTCTCCGGAAGAATTGGCTGAAGTTCTTGACATGAGTGAGGAAGATATCAAAGAATCTATGAAAAACTCCGGTAGACACCTGTCTATGGATGCACCTTTAGTAGAAGGTGAAGATTCTAATCTTTATGATGTATTACGTTCAGGTGAATCTCCAAGTCCTGATAAAGATCTGATGCTTGAATCTCTTCAAATTGAGATCGAAAGAGCATTGAATACTTTAACGCCAAGAGAGGCTGATTTGGTAAGATTATACTTCGGACTGAACGGAAAACACCCAATGACTTTAGAGGAAATTGGTGAGACTTTCGATCTTACAAGAGAGAGAGTTCGTCAGATCAAAGAAAAAGCAATTAAGAGACTAAAACACAATACCAGAAGTAAGATTCTTAAATCTTATTTAGGTAAATAATTTTAGCGCAAACAATTTTATAAGCGGAGTCTGTTTTCAGGCTCCGTTTTTTTTATTTTTGTATTATATTGCCTGGTACTCAAAAATTTACAATTAATTCCAGGTCATTATCTAATAATTTACTGGAAATAAAAGTAAATGATACCATAGGAAGTATGGTTGTTATTTTAAATCTAAAGAATAAGAATTTTGAATTTCCATCTGCTGAAAAGTATTTGTAACAATTTCTAAAGACCCACCCACTAATAGATAATAAGAAACATAAATCTTCACCAACAAAATATAACGATTAAATACAATCACAATGAAAAAAATACTTTTCGCAGCTATATTAGCTGTATCTCTACTTTCCTGCAGAGAAAACAAACCGCACCCCAAACCGGTAATAGAAAATGCAGTTGATAATGCAGAATCCTCTTTTTCATCTATTGCCAAGAGTGATTACTCCCGTGGCGGAAACTTAGTGAATACCATTTATGCTGAGCTTCTTAAAAATAATAAAAATCTACAAAGTCTTGACAAAAGAATAGCAGATGTTAGCAAAGAGACCAATATTGTTATTAATGAA from Chryseobacterium indologenes encodes the following:
- a CDS encoding sigma-70 family RNA polymerase sigma factor; its protein translation is MRQLKITKQVTNRETASLDKYLQEIGKVELITADEEVELAQRIRAGDRAALEKLIKANLRFVVSVSKQYQNQGLSLPDLINEGNLGLMKAAKRYDETRGFKFISYAVWWIRQSILQALAEQSRIVRLPLNKIGSINKINKAYAHLEQENERPPSPEELAEVLDMSEEDIKESMKNSGRHLSMDAPLVEGEDSNLYDVLRSGESPSPDKDLMLESLQIEIERALNTLTPREADLVRLYFGLNGKHPMTLEEIGETFDLTRERVRQIKEKAIKRLKHNTRSKILKSYLGK